The following coding sequences lie in one Ictalurus furcatus strain D&B chromosome 7, Billie_1.0, whole genome shotgun sequence genomic window:
- the syt4 gene encoding synaptotagmin-4 isoform X1 produces MAPVSAEQGHVAEVPMSVAVVSVFGLVFSVSAFTWICCQRKTNKSSAKTPPYKFVHMLKGVDIYPESLNDKKKFAGEKTPDPAQGKASPSPTSGRPALHLDLEKRDLNGNFTFVPPVAHPKVQSSPDLDIPSPHPGFKQEEETSESNVSSQTPTPAVDKAQDKDGGVGTLSFSLEYNFEKKAFVVHIKEAHGLSATDEQSLTSDPYIKLTLLPEKKHKVKTRVLRKTLDPAFDETFSFYGIPYARVPQLALHFMVLSFDRFSRDEVIGETLVPLADVDLAEGRVLMSRDIIKRNVRRSAGRGELLLSLCYQSTTSTLTVVVLKARHLPKTDHNGPSDPYVKVNLYQGKKRVCKKKTHVKKCTPNPVFNELFVFDVPSEEGLRDTSVELLLLDSDRTARTPVIGRLLLGTSSPGTAGEHWREICDHPRRQIAKWHALAED; encoded by the exons ATGGCTCCTGTAAGCGCGGAACAAGGGCATGTCG CAGAGGTCCCAATGAGCGTGGCCGTAGTCAGCGTCTTTGGTCTTGTCTTCAGTGTTTCTGCCTTCACCTGGATTTGCTGTCAGCGCAAGACAAACAAGAGCAGCGCCAAGACCCCACCATACAAATTTGTCCACATGCTCAAGGGTGTGGACATCTACCCCGAGAGCTTAAATGACAAGAAAAAATTTGCTGGAGAGAAGACACCAGACCCAGCACAGGGAAAGGCAAGCCCAAGTCCCACCAGCGGGCGCCCAGCACTTCACCTCGACCTGGAAAAACGAGACCTGAATGGGAACTTCACATTTGTACCACCTGTTGCCCATCCCAAAGTGCAAAGCTCCCCAGATTTGGACATCCCTTCCCCACACCCTGGCTTCAAACAGGAGGAGGAAACCTCAGAGAGCAATGTCTCCAGCCAGACGCCTACACCAGCTGTGGACAAGGCCCAGGACAAGGATGGTGGCGTAGGCACACTCTCCTTCTCGCTCGAGTACAACTTTGAGAAGAAGGCCTTTGTTGTGCATATCAAGGAGGCACATGGCCTGTCTGCCACTGATGAGCAGTccctgacctctgacccttACATCAAGCTCACTCTGCTCCCTGAGAAGAAGCACAAGGTGAAGACGCGGGTGCTCAGGAAGACCCTAGATCCGGCATTTGATGAGACCTTCAGCTTTTACGGCATTCCATATGCTCGTGTCCCTCAGCTGGCTTTGCACTTCATGGTACTGAGCTTTGACCGGTTTTCTCGTGATGAGGTCATTGGAGAAACGCTCGTTCCATTGGCTGATGTTGACCTCGCCGAGGGGAGGGTCCTAATGAGCCGTGACATCATCAAGAGGAATGTGAGG AGGAGTGCAGGAAGGGGAGAGCTGCTACTGTCACTATGTTATCAATCGACTACCAGCACCCTCACTGTGGTGGTTCTTAAGGCTCGCCACCTGCCCAAGACGGACCACAACGGACCCTCAG ACCCCTACGTGAAAGTGAATCTGTACCAGGGCAAGAAACGTGTCTGCAAGAAGAAGACTCATGTAAAAAAGTGCACACCAAATCCTGTCTTCAACGAGCTCTTCGTCTTCGACGTGCCTTCAGAGGAGGGATTGCGGGACACCAGCGTGGAGCTTCTGCTTCTGGATTCTGATAGGACGGCACGCACACCTGTCATCGGCCGCCTCCTCCTGGGCACGTCCTCCCCGGGCACTGCTGGCGAGCATTGGCGTGAGATCTGTGATCATCCACGGCGACAGATTGCCAAGTGGCATGCGCTGGCCGAAGACTAG
- the syt4 gene encoding synaptotagmin-4 isoform X2 → MAPVSAEQGHVEVPMSVAVVSVFGLVFSVSAFTWICCQRKTNKSSAKTPPYKFVHMLKGVDIYPESLNDKKKFAGEKTPDPAQGKASPSPTSGRPALHLDLEKRDLNGNFTFVPPVAHPKVQSSPDLDIPSPHPGFKQEEETSESNVSSQTPTPAVDKAQDKDGGVGTLSFSLEYNFEKKAFVVHIKEAHGLSATDEQSLTSDPYIKLTLLPEKKHKVKTRVLRKTLDPAFDETFSFYGIPYARVPQLALHFMVLSFDRFSRDEVIGETLVPLADVDLAEGRVLMSRDIIKRNVRRSAGRGELLLSLCYQSTTSTLTVVVLKARHLPKTDHNGPSDPYVKVNLYQGKKRVCKKKTHVKKCTPNPVFNELFVFDVPSEEGLRDTSVELLLLDSDRTARTPVIGRLLLGTSSPGTAGEHWREICDHPRRQIAKWHALAED, encoded by the exons ATGGCTCCTGTAAGCGCGGAACAAGGGCATGTCG AGGTCCCAATGAGCGTGGCCGTAGTCAGCGTCTTTGGTCTTGTCTTCAGTGTTTCTGCCTTCACCTGGATTTGCTGTCAGCGCAAGACAAACAAGAGCAGCGCCAAGACCCCACCATACAAATTTGTCCACATGCTCAAGGGTGTGGACATCTACCCCGAGAGCTTAAATGACAAGAAAAAATTTGCTGGAGAGAAGACACCAGACCCAGCACAGGGAAAGGCAAGCCCAAGTCCCACCAGCGGGCGCCCAGCACTTCACCTCGACCTGGAAAAACGAGACCTGAATGGGAACTTCACATTTGTACCACCTGTTGCCCATCCCAAAGTGCAAAGCTCCCCAGATTTGGACATCCCTTCCCCACACCCTGGCTTCAAACAGGAGGAGGAAACCTCAGAGAGCAATGTCTCCAGCCAGACGCCTACACCAGCTGTGGACAAGGCCCAGGACAAGGATGGTGGCGTAGGCACACTCTCCTTCTCGCTCGAGTACAACTTTGAGAAGAAGGCCTTTGTTGTGCATATCAAGGAGGCACATGGCCTGTCTGCCACTGATGAGCAGTccctgacctctgacccttACATCAAGCTCACTCTGCTCCCTGAGAAGAAGCACAAGGTGAAGACGCGGGTGCTCAGGAAGACCCTAGATCCGGCATTTGATGAGACCTTCAGCTTTTACGGCATTCCATATGCTCGTGTCCCTCAGCTGGCTTTGCACTTCATGGTACTGAGCTTTGACCGGTTTTCTCGTGATGAGGTCATTGGAGAAACGCTCGTTCCATTGGCTGATGTTGACCTCGCCGAGGGGAGGGTCCTAATGAGCCGTGACATCATCAAGAGGAATGTGAGG AGGAGTGCAGGAAGGGGAGAGCTGCTACTGTCACTATGTTATCAATCGACTACCAGCACCCTCACTGTGGTGGTTCTTAAGGCTCGCCACCTGCCCAAGACGGACCACAACGGACCCTCAG ACCCCTACGTGAAAGTGAATCTGTACCAGGGCAAGAAACGTGTCTGCAAGAAGAAGACTCATGTAAAAAAGTGCACACCAAATCCTGTCTTCAACGAGCTCTTCGTCTTCGACGTGCCTTCAGAGGAGGGATTGCGGGACACCAGCGTGGAGCTTCTGCTTCTGGATTCTGATAGGACGGCACGCACACCTGTCATCGGCCGCCTCCTCCTGGGCACGTCCTCCCCGGGCACTGCTGGCGAGCATTGGCGTGAGATCTGTGATCATCCACGGCGACAGATTGCCAAGTGGCATGCGCTGGCCGAAGACTAG